In Microtus ochrogaster isolate Prairie Vole_2 linkage group LG9, MicOch1.0, whole genome shotgun sequence, the following are encoded in one genomic region:
- the Wtap gene encoding pre-mRNA-splicing regulator WTAP, with protein sequence MTNEEPLPKKVRLSETDFKVMARDELILRWKQYEAYVQALEGKYTDLNSNDVTGLRESEEKLKQQQQESARRENILVMRLATKEQEMQECTTQIQYLKQVQQPSVAQLRSTMVDPAINLFFLKMKGELEQTKDKLEQAQNELSAWKFTPDSQTGKKLMAKCRMLIQENQELGRQLSQGRIAQLEAELALQKKYSEELKSSQDELNDFIIQLDEEVEGMQSTILVLQQQLKETRQQLAQYQQQQSQASAPSTSRTTSSEPVDQAEATSKDCSRLANGPSNGSSSRQRTSGSGFHREGNTTEDDFPSSSGNGNKASNSSEERTGRGGSSYINPLSAGYESVDSPTGSENSLTHHSNDTDSSHDPQEEKAVSGKGNRTVGSRHIQNGLDSSVNVQGSVL encoded by the exons gtCCGTCTGAGTGAAACAGATTTCAAAGTTATGGCACGGGATGAGTTAATTCTGAG ATGGAAACAATATGAAGCATATGTTCAAGCTTTGGAGGGAAAGTACACAGATCTCAATT CAAATGATGTGACTGGCTTAAGAGAATCTGAAGAAAAACTAAAGCAGCAACAGCAGGAGTCTGCACGCAGAGAAAACATTCTTGTCATGCGATTAGCAACCAAGGAACAGGAGATGCAAGAGTGTACT ACTCAAATCCAGTACCTCAAGCAAGTCCAGCAGCCCAGTGTTGCCCAACTGAGATCAACAATGGTAGACCCAGCCATCAACTTGTTTTTCCTAAAAATGAAAGGTGAACTGGAACAGACTAAAGACAAACTGGAACAAGCCCAAAATGAACTGAGTGCCTGGAAGTTTACGCCTGATAG CCAAACAGGCAAAAAGTTAATGGCGAAGTGTCGAATGCTTATCCAGGAGAACCAAGAGCTTGGAAGGCAGCTGTCCCAGGGCCGTATTGCACAGCTTGAAGCAGAGTTGGCTTTACAGAAGAAATATAGTGAGGAGCTTAAAAGCAGTCAGGATG AACTGAATGACTTCATCATTCAACTTGACGAAGAAGTAGAGGGTATGCAGAGCACCATTCTAGTTCTTCAGCAACAGCTAAAGGAGACACGACAGCAGTTGGCGCAGTACCAGCAACAGCAGTCTCAAGCTTCAGCTCCAAGTACCAGCAGGACTACATCTTCTGAACCTGTAGATCAGGCAGAGGCCACAAGCAAAGACTGCAGTCGTCTGGCAAATGGACCAAGTAATGGCAGCTCCTCCCGCCAGCGGACGTCTGGGTCTGGATTTCACAGGGAGGGGAACACAACTGAGGATgactttccttcttcttcaggGAATGGTAATAAGGCCTCCAACAGCTCAGAGGAGAGAACTGGCAGAGGAGGTAGTAGTTACATAAACCCACTCAGTGCGGGGTATGAAAGTGTAGACTCTCCCACGGGCAGTGAAAACTCTCTCACACATCACTCAAATGATACAGACTCCAGTCATGACCCTCAAGAGGAGAAAGCAGTGAGTGGGAAAGGTAACCGAACTGTGGGTTCCCGCCACATTCAGAATGGCTTGGACTCAAGTGTAAATGTACAGGGTTcagttttgtaa